A single region of the Schizosaccharomyces osmophilus chromosome 3, complete sequence genome encodes:
- the sec1 gene encoding SNARE binding protein Sec1 yields the protein MVLLDAQREIFFNKINAIECATKWKVLVVDRKTADIINRFTSVHRLLEEKIAAVEILENARTPNSSFEVLYILHCQDKLVDCIYKDQEYPNTYPGIHIMFTDRIKPNIVDRLKNSNITTKLRSVQIGYLDFYSLESRYFQVHDEYSGLRLYHPSSAPIIRQELSNIAHGILSVCVSLGMAPNIRCYYPKSARHTSKTMSFILASQLRDIVDEYCKTHPGFQESSQKSTCLIVDRSLDSVSPFVHEFSYQAMIHDLLKIKDESYPFAIMGPNGLETRIGKLSDDDSVYVKIRHMHMRDAIERLMGDFNKFCEENTIFLDKGQATSLNDMRGMLAGLSDFQELRDEYSLHLAMAQECMNLFEKENLLSIGAVEQDLATGASPEGKTPRNVLYDLLPLLDDNKTSEADKLRLLILYIAYRDGVILQDMMRLFRHSKLPSHRQEILQNLEQLGVRNVKRLSDPSTKRKEVAKSLPAGEETYELSRFVPNIKTVMESLVQDNLDNELFPFVRDLNPETEVEVEQTSLRSSRPSWTRSRSIATRIPKEKFLVFVTGGTTYSELRSCYETAETLNKNILLGSTACNSPNEWLDFFSKFRKTREELKFPEDTSEPIPCLQAQPGKIVQQQQPTVDVPSSPFDSTSPADALPSKETEKKKGKTSKLGKLISTSKKDKGKDNDKVLTESNDKKKKKKFGVF from the exons ATGGTTTTGTTAGACGCGCAAAGAGAAA tcttttttaataaaataaatgcTATAGAATGTGCAACAAAG TGGAAAGTGTTAGTAGTTGACAGAAAAACGGCTGACATAATTAATCGGTTTACCTCTGTCCACAGACTTTTGGAGGAAAAGATCGCGGCGGTGGAGATTTTAGAAAATGCAAGGACTCCTAATTCATCGTTTGAGGTGTTATATATACTTCACTGCCAAGATAAACTCGTCGATTGTATATACAAAGACCAAGAGTATCCAAACACTTATCCTGGTATTCATATCATGTTTACTGATCGAATTAAGCCCAATATTGTAGACCGTTTGAAAAACTCCAATATCACTACAAAACTTCGTTCAGTACAGATTGgatatttggatttttatTCTCTTGAGTCTAGATATTTTCAAGTGCATGATGAATATTCTGGATTACGCCTGTATCACCCATCTTCTGCTCCCATAATTAGACAAGAATTATCGAATATCGCACATGGCATTCTTTCGGTTTGTGTGAGCCTTGGAATGGCCCCCAACATTCGGTGTTATTATCCTAAGTCAGCTAGACATACATCAAAAACGatgtcttttattttagcGTCACAACTTCGTGACATAGTTGACGAATACTGCAAAACTCATCCTGGATTTCAAGAATCTTCTCAGAAATCCACTTGTTTAATAGTTGACCGTTCCTTAGATAGCGTTAGCCCTTTTGTACATGAATTTAGCTACCAGGCAATGATTCATGATTTACTGAAAATTAAAGATGAATCTTATCCATTTGCTATAATGGGTCCAAACGGTTTAGAAACCCGAATTGGCAAGTTATCTGATGATGATTCTGTATATGTTAAAATACGGCATATGCATATGCGCGATGCCATTGAGAGGTTGATGGGtgattttaataaattttgCGAAGAGAATACTATTTTCCTCGATAAAGGACAAGCCACCTCCCTTAATGACATGCGAGGTATGCTTGCTGGTCTTTCCGATTTTCAAGAACTTCGAGACGAGTATTCTCTGCATTTGGCTATGGCACAAGAATGCATGAATCTTTtcgaaaaggaaaatttaCTTTCCATTGGTGCGGTTGAGCAGGATTTAGCTACAGGTGCCAGTCCTGAAGGAAAAACCCCTCGAAACGTACTTTACGATTTGCTTCCTTTATTGGACGATAATAAAACATCTGAAGCAGATAAACTTCGCCTTCTCATCCTTTATATTGCTTATAGAGACGGTGTTATCCTTCAAGATATGATGAGACTATTCCGACATAGTAAATTGCCTAGTCATCGTCAAGAGATTCTACAAAATTTGGAACAGCTTGGAGTACGAAATGTAAAACGATTATCCGACCCTAGTACGAAACGAAAGGAGGTTGCAAAATCACTACCTGCTGGCGAGGAGACTTATGAGCTTTCGAGGTTTGTTCCTAATATTAAGACAGTTATGGAATCTCTGGTGCAAGATAATTTGGATAACGAattgtttccttttgtcCGTGATCTCAACCCAGAAACAGAGGTGGAGGTAGAGCAAACGTCTTTACGAAGCTCAAGACCATCGTGGACTCGATCGCGATCCATAGCTACGCGTATACCTAAGGAGAAATTTTTGGTCTTCGTGACAGGTGGTACAACCTATAGCGAACTTCGATCATGCTATGAAACTGCTGAAACActcaataaaaatattctcCTTGGAAGTACAGCTTGTAATTCGCCGAATGAATGGCTGGATTTCTTCTCAAAATTCCGAAAGACTAGggaagaattgaaatttCCGGAAGATACGTCTGAGCCCATTCCATGTTTACAAGCTCAGCCGGGTAAAATTGTACAGCAGCAGCAGCCGACCGTAGATGTACCGTCATCTCCATTTGACAGCACATCGCCAGCTGATGCTTTGCCTAGCAAGGAAACtgagaaaaagaagggaaaaacaagcaaacTTGGAAAGCTTATCTCAacatcaaagaaagataaaGGCAAGGACAATGACAAAGTTTTGACGGAATCAAAcgataaaaagaagaagaagaagtttgGTGTGTTTTAA
- the git3 gene encoding G-protein coupled receptor Git3 — translation MPFTFPTDVSNSTDIVVNQRRSHRTHQADSSASILLTPRELVSLRYLVIITSSISLVFCFATVFLRLFRRWYQRKAITFRDQIHITLFVVLFFRSIIQFVHPAFTVHRPYYWDPASRCFTLGFFLLVMIRMSDYWILINVIHNAFLVLNPVSIDVDRGGIYRFRHTVYVLSIVFPLTVGALAFINEKNTFVNFQTRCFLPFRPVRFYWALSWGFDYLLTAIIFTLHMCMFISIRRKIKQFQNTSRDNPDIFCTDDLETGPRSPSQVVLPPYLENLSSSSSSSSSSSPHSQRIPNRINDTFDYAHNPSPSPNPQPPALPSDAHQHSYLSPNMYNHPNPSLSNAFENSENRQTFELTSELQNEFDQVLENSQHNDDTVNSAMAYYEKDLRGNPLIKQRKRVLRQSKFLFAYPAVFFIMWFLPQLRYVVTLANSKNECGGYCKGFAYVAIFCDNFVAIFLTLCDLVFACYQGTTNFFKKKKYILVVDFLKKPFNRMHYAVHEKA, via the coding sequence ATGCCCTTTACTTTCCCGACCGATGTTAGTAATTCTACAGATATAGTCGTGAATCAACGTCGATCTCACCGAACGCATCAGGCTGACTCCTCGGCTAGTATTCTTCTTACCCCCAGAGAGTTGGTTTCATTGAGATATTTGGTGATTATTACCAGTTCCATCTCTCTCGTCTTCTGTTTTGCCACTGTGTTTCTACGATTATTTCGACGATGGTATCAACGCAAAGCAATCACTTTTCGTGATCAAATTCATATTACCCTCTTTGTCgtccttttttttcgttcCATCATTCAATTCGTTCACCCTGCTTTCACCGTCCACAGACCGTATTATTGGGACCCTGCCAGTCGATGCTTTACGTTGGGTTTTTTTCTATTAGTCATGATTCGGATGTCAGATTACTGGATTTTAATTAATGTCATTCACAATGCGTTTCTTGTGCTTAACCCTGTGTCTATTGATGTGGATCGCGGCGGGATTTATCGCTTTCGACATACCGTATATGTGTTGTCCATTGTCTTTCCATTAACAGTCGGAGCTCTTGCTTTcataaatgaaaagaatacGTTTGTTAATTTTCAAACCCGATGCTTTCTTCCGTTTCGACCAGTTCGCTTCTACTGGGCCCTTAGTTGGGGATTCGATTACCTACTTACAGCAATCATCTTTACACTTCATATGTGTATGTTTATTTCCAttcgaagaaaaataaagcagtTTCAGAATACTTCCCGTGATAATCCGGATATTTTTTGTACAGACGATCTTGAGACCGGCCCTCGCAGCCCTTCTCAAGTTGTGTTACCCCCTTACTTGGAAAATCTATCCtcctcctcttcctcttcctcttcctcctctCCGCATTCCCAACGAATTCCTAATCGCATTAATGATACGTTTGATTACGCTCATAATCCCTCTCCCTCTCCTAATCCTCAACCCCCTGCATTGCCATCCGATGCACACCAGCATTCCTATCTTTCACCTAATATGTACAATCATCCTAATCCTTCATTATCCAATGCATTTGAAAACTCCGAAAACCGACAAACGTTTGAATTGACTTCTGAACttcaaaatgaatttgacCAAGTTCTTGAAAACAGCCAGCATAACGATGATACAGTTAATAGTGCAATGGCTTATTACGAAAAAGACCTGCGTGGGAATCCGCtaataaaacaaaggaaacgTGTCTTACGACAAtcaaaattcctttttgcaTATCCCGCAgtctttttcataatgTGGTTCCTTCCTCAGCTTCGTTATGTCGTTACTTTGGCAAAtagcaaaaatgaatgcgGCGGCTACTGTAAAGGTTTTGCTTATGTCGCTATATTTTGCGATAATTTCGTTGCTATATTTTTGACCCTTTGTGATTTGGTGTTTGCGTGCTACCAAGGCActacaaattttttcaagaaaaagaaatatatttTAGTTGTGgattttctaaaaaaaccttttaaTCGAATGCACTATGCTGTGCATGAAAAAGcctaa
- the sup35 gene encoding cytoplasmic translation release factor class II, GTPase eRF3 yields the protein MASNQPTNGGQDEQLAKQTSKLSMSSLKAPSFTPTAPAFVPSFQRPSVTPREQPNAAAGFPYGQNTGTPNSNMSFQQYYQKPASPAAQEQSEDKNRVPDFSKKKSFVPAKPALPKGKVLSLGASSGAQKPGKPVSISLGGAKPAASTTKEDTPEKPTEAAPAPAPAPQKAEAKKPAETSAPAPAKQASDKKQAPAVTESSTEAETTVDREVLQEMYGKEHVNIVFIGHVDAGKSTLGGNLLVLTGMVDKRTMEKIEKDAKEAGKESWALSWALDSTSEEREKGKTVEVGRAYFETEHRRFSLLDAPGHKGYVTNMINGASQADIGVLVISARRGEFEAGFERGGQTREHAVLARTQGINHLVVVINKMDEPSVQWSEERYKECVDKLSVFLRRVAGYNSKTDVKYMPVSAYTGQNLKDRLDPSVCSWYEGPSLLEYLDTMSRLERKVNAPFIMPIASKYKDLGTIFEGKVEAGTIKKNQNILVMPINQTLEVTGIYDEADEEIPSSICGDQVRLKVRGDDSDVQSGYVLTSTKNPVHATTRFIAQIAILELPSILTTGYTCVMHLHTAVEEVSFAKLLHKLDKTNRKSKKPPMFATKGMKILAELETQTPVCMERFEDYQYMGRFTLRDQGATVAVGKVIKILE from the exons ATGGCTAGCAATCAGCCAACGAACGGTGGACAGGATGAGCAGCTTGCCAAACAGACATCGAAATTGTCGATGTCTTCGTTAAAGGCTCCCTCCTTTACCCCTACAGCTCCCGCCTTTGTGCCTTCTTTTCAGC GCCCTAGCGTTACCCCTCGAGAACAACCCAACGCGGCTGCTGGCTTTCCATATGGTCAAAACACGGGAACTCCAAACTCCAACATGAGCTTCCAACAATATTATCAAAAACCCGCTTCTCCAGCTGCTCAAGAGCAATCTGAGGACAAGAACAGAGTTCCCGATTTCTCTAAGAAGAAATCATTCGTCCCTGCTAAACCTGCTTTACCCAAGGGTAAGGTTTTGTCTCTTGGTGCCTCTTCTGGTGCTCAGAAGCCTGGCAAACCCGTCTCCATTAGTTTAGGTGGTGCTAAACCTGCTGCTTCTACTACTAAGGAAGACACCCCTGAAAAGCCTACTGAGGCTGCACCTGCTCCTGCTCCTGCTCCTCAGAAAGCTGAAGCAAAGAAGCCTGCCGAGACTTCCGCCCCTGCTCCTGCTAAGCAAGCTTCTGACAAGAAACAGGCTCCCGCTGTTACTGAGTCTTCTACCGAAGCCGAAACCACCGTTGATAGAGAAGTTTTACAAGAAATGTATGGCAAGGAACACGTTAACATCGTCTTCATCGGACACGTTGATGCTGGTAAATCTACTCTGGGTGGTAACCTTTTGGTTCTTACGGGTATGGTTGATAAGCGTACCATGGAGAAAATTGAGAAGGATGCCAAGGAAGCTGGTAAAGAGTCCTGGGCTTTGTCTTGGGCCTTGGATAGTACCTCTGAAGAACGTGAGAAGGGTAAGACTGTCGAAGTTGGACGTGCCTATTTTGAAACTGAACACCGCCGTTTCAGTCTTTTGGATGCTCCTGGTCACAAAGGTTATGTGACTAACATGATTAACGGTGCTTCACAAGCCGATATTGGTGTTTTGGTTATTTCTGCTCGCCGTGGTGAATTTGAAGCTGGTTTTGAACGTGGTGGTCAAACTCGTGAACATGCTGTATTGGCTCGTACTCAAGGTATTAACCACCTTGTCGTGGTTATTAACAAGATGGATGAGCCCAGTGTACAATGGTCAGAGGAGCGTTACAAGGAGTGTGTTGATAAATTGAGTGTTTTCTTGCGCCGTGTTGCTGGCTACAACTCCAAGACGGATGTTAAGTACATGCCTGTTTCCGCTTACACAGGCCAAAATCTCAAGGATCGCCTTGACCCTTCTGTCTGTTCATGGTATGAAGGACCTTCCTTGCTCGAATATCTGGATACCATGTCGCGCTTAGAGCGTAAAGTGAACGCGCCGTTTATAATGCCCATTGCCTCCAAATACAAGGATTTGGGTACCATTTTCGAAGGAAAAGTTGAGGCTGGTACAATTAAGAAGAACCAAAACATTCTTGTTATGCCCATTAATCAGACACTTGAAGTCACTGGTATCTACGATGAAGCAGATGAAGAAATCCCATCTTCTATCTGTGGTGACCAAGTGCGTCTCAAGGTTCGTGGTGACGATTCTGATGTTCAAAGCGGTTATGTGCTGACATCTACTAAAAATCCTGTCCATGCTACCACTCGTTTTATTGCTCAGATTGCTATTTTGGAGTTACCCTCTATTTTAACTACAGGTTATACTTGTGTTATGCATCTTCATACTGCTGTTGAAGAAGTTTCCTTTGCTAAACTTCTCCACAAGTTGGACAAAACTAACCGTAAGAGTAAGAAACCTCCTATGTTTGCTACTAAGGGTATGAAGATTCTTGCTGAATTGGAGACCCAAACCCCTGTCTGTATGGAACGATTTGAAGACTATCAATACATGGGTCGTTTTACCTTGCGTGACCAAGGTGCTACTGTTGCTGTTGGTAAAGTCATTAAAATCTTGGAGTAA
- the ssb2 gene encoding single-stranded DNA binding protein Ssb2, with translation MAFDPYNKGGFGSGFSGTFSPGTGGGGFNDYDPSSQPSVDRQQGIGNKLRPVTIKQILDATQVHADAEFKIDGVEVGQVTFVGVLRNIHQQTTNTTYQIEDGTGMIEVRHWEHIDALSELATDTYVRVYGNIKVFSGKIYIASQYIRNIKDHNEIHYHFLEVIGVHIHFTQKPQLTGNAASAFGNSLPNAASAPAANSLEQKLAEYSLTPTQIIVMQAIHNAPDTNEGVHARQLAQSVGPGIDLTAVTDFLQQEGIIYTTIDENHFKSVLQDQ, from the exons ATGGCTTTCGATCCCTATAATAAAGGAGGTTTTGGGTCAGGTTTTAGCGGAACCTTTTCTCCAGGAACGGGAGGAGGTGGATTCAATGACTATGATCCATCCAGTCAACCTAGTGTTGATAGA CAACAAGGAATTGGGAATAAGCTCCGTCCTGTAACTATTAAGCAAATATTGGATGCTACGCAAGTCCATGCTGATGCAGAGTTCAAGATAGACGGAGTCGAAGTTGGTCAAGTAACCTTTGTAGGCGTCTTGAGAAACATTCACCAACAAACGACAAACACAACTTATCAAATTGAGGATGGCACAGGCATGATTGAAGTACGGCATTGGGAGCACATTGATGCTCTCTCAGAACTGGCTACCGATACGTATGTTCGTGTATACGGAAACATCAAGGTGTTTTCCggaaaaatatatattgCATCCCAATACATTcgaaatataaaagatcATAATGAGATTCATTATCACTTTTTGGAAGTCATAGGCGTTCACATACACTTTACCCAGAAACCCCAGTTGACTGGTAACGCCGCTTCTGCTTTCGGTAATTCCCTTCCTAATGCTGCTTCTGCTCCCGCTGCCAATTCTCTCGAGCAGAAACTGGCAGAATACTCTTTAACCCCTACACAAATAATCGTTATGCAAGCTATACATAATGCTCCTGATACCAATGAAGGTGTGCATGCTCGACAACTTGCTCAAAGCGTTGGTCCTGGCATTGATCTTACCGCTGTCACCGACTTCCTACAGCAAGAAGGCATTATTTACACAACAATTGACGAAAACCAC TTTAAGAGCGTCCTGCAAGATCAGTGA
- a CDS encoding GTPase regulator, whose amino-acid sequence MDELFHVASHAATFATSFAIKHSISFAGKFAVQQVSSYIKRIPDADRDELESMKAKLLEMIRVVTPAIELIDIMSSNGNQSLQSTRQLVDALRSDIEKFSVHIVGVASADTENEASNPKHAEETKGKVLEEMRTLLLRIQDAIPLLNLSITTSGLSISSSLPKSTNFSQLFKANSHVLHANLSFSGDKPLQVGPTFRLRTYKIFESRAQSKFLNHDSIIWQEDCSVCVGKVLRIPPQQSYNKDSLLSYKLSLVQSFDDDRYHEENEVPTSKDIFLNTIQTLFFSVSGKLLRLDDVTTPVILLKYKDSPSESCEEQERFKWIAMELLTEEEDESEEDNDDNEDSENSTAELSDEQMVEMQLLGLTKKDMVTRTKKMKAYQKEDTNLVLLEYLLRLCALEANAQESVLQLPDEQISLYLRDEQGRERPRDPGSYHALENNVDAPVSPTSATSSRRSGVRASSTFLSPWVKAEGSSPLKNVPRNKLLDEREATAGYASPLMNRKTKEPSNRDSMIGTYSPMFIRSKKDLFSDKDQLSSTKKELFASEKKIQGTATDSNKSSNV is encoded by the coding sequence ATGGATGAGTTGTTTCATGTCGCGTCACACGCGGCTACGTTTGCTACTAGCTTTGCCATAAAACACagcatttcttttgctgGGAAATTTGCTGTCCAGCAGGTAAGCAGCTATATCAAACGCATACCAGACGCTGATCGCGATGAATTGGAGTCCATGAAAGCAAAGTTGCTCGAGATGATTCGTGTGGTCACGCCAGCCATAGAGTTAATTGATATTATGTCTTCCAATGGAAATCAAAGCTTACAAAGCACCCGCCAACTTGTTGATGCATTGCGCTCTGATATCGAAAAGTTTAGCGTGCACATTGTGGGTGTCGCAAGCGCCGACACAGAAAACGAAGCATCAAATCCAAAGCATGCTGAAGAAACGAAGGGAAAGGTGTTGGAAGAAATGAGAACCTTGCTTTTACGAATCCAAGACGCAATCCCTCTGCTCAATTTGTCTATCACCACTTCAGGACTTTCGATCTCATCAAGTCTACCCAAGTCTACCAATTTTTCTCAGCTTTTTAAGGCAAACTCTCATGTTTTACATGCAAACCTCTCTTTTTCAGGAGATAAGCCCTTACAAGTTGGTCCCACTTTTCGACTTCGCACttacaaaatttttgaaagccGTGCTCAATCCAAGTTTCTAAATCACGATTCAATCATTTGGCAAGAGGATTGCTCTGTATGTGTGGGTAAGGTATTGCGGATTCCACCTCAACAATCTTACAATAAGGATTCTCTCCTCTCGTATAAACTCTCCCTTGTGCAGTCATTCGATGATGATCGTTATcacgaagaaaatgaagttcCAACTTCAAAGgatatatttttaaatactATTCAGACGCTGTTCTTTAGTGTTTCGGGTAAACTTCTTCGACTTGACGATGTCACGACACCTGTTATTCTTCTCAAATACAAGGATAGTCCTTCTGAATCTTGTGAAGAACAGGAAAGATTCAAGTGGATAGCTATGGAGCTGTTAACGGAAGAGGAGgatgaaagtgaagaagaCAACGATGATAATGAAGATTCCGAAAATTCAACTGCAGAACTCAGCGATGAACAAATGGTAGAAATGCAATTACTAGGACTTACGAAAAAAGATATGGTTACAAgaacaaagaagatgaaagcTTATCAAAAGGAAGATACGAATTTGGTTTTACTTGAGTATCTTCTTCGTTTGTGTGCTTTGGAAGCGAACGCTCAAGAATCTGTTCTTCAACTACCGGACGAACAGATTTCGCTGTATTTGCGAGACGAGCAAGGACGAGAGCGACCTCGTGATCCAGGTTCATATCATGCTCTAGAAAACAATGTTGATGCTCCTGTTTCCCCAACTTCTGCAACATCGTCAAGGCGTTCTGGTGTACGTGCTAGTTCAACGTTTCTTTCTCCTTGGGTAAAAGCAGAGGGCTCTTCCCCTTTGAAGAACGTTccaagaaataaattattgGACGAGCGAGAGGCAACCGCTGGCTATGCTAGTCCTTTGATGAATCGAAAAACGAAGGAACCTTCAAATAGGGACAGCATGATAGGTACATATTCCCCAATGTTTATTCGATctaaaaaagatttatttTCAGATAAAGACCAGCTGTCATCtacaaagaaagagttGTTTGCTtccgaaaagaaaatacaagGTACTGCAACCGATTCGAATAAAAGTTCGAACGTTTAA